A stretch of the Panicum virgatum strain AP13 chromosome 9N, P.virgatum_v5, whole genome shotgun sequence genome encodes the following:
- the LOC120690852 gene encoding protein argonaute MEL1-like isoform X1, translated as MTEADGLKHNIQPPFEDFLCPDKCDHLLKLGWGSQLPYMKPYNIPSGEYSKLFDENGNYKLSNKHNKDMNLASAVEGAVVDHKAEVAFNIPDTLAVNVNSAEYNTLEESGEPQLENCSESNDLDLVEVEQETTIHWACISYSIMDQRQLLRFFTRLRAVFMANGMYLNSMPIKMELVDSAITAESLSQTWSVLCKSASELLTSVGIKGAQIEFVLVILPECRDFDEEVEKVFKNLGVVYQLCLPLTIRIPTNGHLKKFARQIKFKVSKHGMVTPFVSEAPTILFGADISHCAPEEGSRSVASVVASLDWPKVSKYEARVASQPHHEVIIRNLFNRYGGMVSKLLLSFYSTTKKIPQRMIFFRHGIIEGQESHICQQEIDAIKQDCAFLGKVPTLTYVVTQSLNMEFKGKKRLRVQQDTSYPAKFEVLCDHGPFEGINMVVHYRVVHDENYLTAHELESIIIRLSQLRDRQVYPEISMIPPAHFARLVAHYHMHSEAYEGPSLGGLVIQHY; from the exons ATGACAGAAGCTGATGGACTTAAACATAACATCCAACCTCCGTTTGAAGACTTCCTCTGCCCTG ATAAATGTGACCACCTTCTCAAGTTAGGATGGGGGTCACAACTGCCGTACATGAAACCCTATAACATCCCTTCGGGTGAGTACTCCAAATTGTTCGACGAAAATGGCAACTACAAACTCAGCAACAAGCATAACAAGGACATGAATCTGGCCTCTGCTGTTGAAGGTGCTGTTGTTGACCATAAGGCTGAAGTGGCTTTCAACATACCTGATACCCTTGCAGTGAATGTGAATTCTGCAGAGTATAACACTCTTGAAGAGAGTGGGGAGCCACAACTCGAAAATTGCAGTGAGAGTAATGATTTGGACCTTGTTGAG GTTGAACAAGAAACCACAATACACTGGGCATGTATAAGTTATTCAATTATGGATCAGAGGCAGTTGCTCAGATTTTTCACTAGGCTCCGTGCTGTGTTCATGGCCAATGGAATG TATTTGAATTCAATGCCAATAAAGATGGAACTGGTGGACTCTGCTATTACTGCTGAAAGTCTTTCCCAGACTTGGTCGGTTTTGTGCAAAAGTGCCTCAGAACTCTTAACTAGCGTTGGAATTAAGGGAGCACAGATAGAATTTGTACTTGTAATTCTGCCAGAGTGTAGGGATTTTGATG AGGAAGTGGAAAAGGTTTTTAAGAACCTTGGAGTTGTATATCAATTGTGTTTGCCCCTAACTATTAGAAtcccaaccaatgggcatctgaAGAAATTCGCACGTCAAATTAAGTTCAAG GTTTCAAAGCATGGCATGGTGACACCATTTGTGTCAGAGGCTCCAACAATTTTGTTTGGTGCTGACATCTCACATTGCGCACCAGAAGAGGGTTCAAGATCTGTTGCATCT GTGGTCGCATCATTGGACTGGCCAAAAGTCAGTAAGTATGAAGCTCGAGTCGCTTCTCAACCACATCATGAAGTGATCATAAGAAATCTCTTTAATAGATATGGTGGCATGGTTAG CAAACTTCTCCTAAGCTTCTactcaacaacaaaaaaaatcccTCAAAGGATGATCTTCTTCAG GCATGGCATAATTGAAGGTCAAGAGAGCCACATTTGCCAGCAAGAAATAGATGCTATCAAACAG GATTGTGCTTTTTTGGGGAAAGTACCAACACTCACATATGTTGTCACGCAAAGCCTTAATATGGAATTTAAAGGAAAGAAAA GACTTAGAGTTCAACAAGATACCTCTTACCCTGCTAAATTTGAGGTCCTGTGTGACCATGGACCTTTTGAG GGAATCAACATGGTGGTCCACTATCGTGTTGTTCATGATGAGAACTATCTTACAGCTCATGAACTTGAGTCTATAATCATCAGGCTCTCCCAACT CCGTGATCGTCAGGTGTATCCAGAAATATCAATGA TACCACCTGCTCATTTCGCCCGTCTTGTGGCACACTATCATATGCACTCTGAGGCATACGAGGGACCATCACTGGGCGGTCTTGTGATACAACACTATTGA
- the LOC120690852 gene encoding protein argonaute MEL1-like isoform X4, which produces MTEADGLKHNIQPPFEDFLCPDKCDHLLKLGWGSQLPYMKPYNIPSVNVNSAEYNTLEESGEPQLENCSESNDLDLVEVEQETTIHWACISYSIMDQRQLLRFFTRLRAVFMANGMYLNSMPIKMELVDSAITAESLSQTWSVLCKSASELLTSVGIKGAQIEFVLVILPECRDFDEEVEKVFKNLGVVYQLCLPLTIRIPTNGHLKKFARQIKFKVSKHGMVTPFVSEAPTILFGADISHCAPEEGSRSVASVVASLDWPKVSKYEARVASQPHHEVIIRNLFNRYGGMVSKLLLSFYSTTKKIPQRMIFFRHGIIEGQESHICQQEIDAIKQDCAFLGKVPTLTYVVTQSLNMEFKGKKRLRVQQDTSYPAKFEVLCDHGPFEGINMVVHYRVVHDENYLTAHELESIIIRLSQLRDRQVYPEISMIPPAHFARLVAHYHMHSEAYEGPSLGGLVIQHY; this is translated from the exons ATGACAGAAGCTGATGGACTTAAACATAACATCCAACCTCCGTTTGAAGACTTCCTCTGCCCTG ATAAATGTGACCACCTTCTCAAGTTAGGATGGGGGTCACAACTGCCGTACATGAAACCCTATAACATCCCTTCGG TGAATGTGAATTCTGCAGAGTATAACACTCTTGAAGAGAGTGGGGAGCCACAACTCGAAAATTGCAGTGAGAGTAATGATTTGGACCTTGTTGAG GTTGAACAAGAAACCACAATACACTGGGCATGTATAAGTTATTCAATTATGGATCAGAGGCAGTTGCTCAGATTTTTCACTAGGCTCCGTGCTGTGTTCATGGCCAATGGAATG TATTTGAATTCAATGCCAATAAAGATGGAACTGGTGGACTCTGCTATTACTGCTGAAAGTCTTTCCCAGACTTGGTCGGTTTTGTGCAAAAGTGCCTCAGAACTCTTAACTAGCGTTGGAATTAAGGGAGCACAGATAGAATTTGTACTTGTAATTCTGCCAGAGTGTAGGGATTTTGATG AGGAAGTGGAAAAGGTTTTTAAGAACCTTGGAGTTGTATATCAATTGTGTTTGCCCCTAACTATTAGAAtcccaaccaatgggcatctgaAGAAATTCGCACGTCAAATTAAGTTCAAG GTTTCAAAGCATGGCATGGTGACACCATTTGTGTCAGAGGCTCCAACAATTTTGTTTGGTGCTGACATCTCACATTGCGCACCAGAAGAGGGTTCAAGATCTGTTGCATCT GTGGTCGCATCATTGGACTGGCCAAAAGTCAGTAAGTATGAAGCTCGAGTCGCTTCTCAACCACATCATGAAGTGATCATAAGAAATCTCTTTAATAGATATGGTGGCATGGTTAG CAAACTTCTCCTAAGCTTCTactcaacaacaaaaaaaatcccTCAAAGGATGATCTTCTTCAG GCATGGCATAATTGAAGGTCAAGAGAGCCACATTTGCCAGCAAGAAATAGATGCTATCAAACAG GATTGTGCTTTTTTGGGGAAAGTACCAACACTCACATATGTTGTCACGCAAAGCCTTAATATGGAATTTAAAGGAAAGAAAA GACTTAGAGTTCAACAAGATACCTCTTACCCTGCTAAATTTGAGGTCCTGTGTGACCATGGACCTTTTGAG GGAATCAACATGGTGGTCCACTATCGTGTTGTTCATGATGAGAACTATCTTACAGCTCATGAACTTGAGTCTATAATCATCAGGCTCTCCCAACT CCGTGATCGTCAGGTGTATCCAGAAATATCAATGA TACCACCTGCTCATTTCGCCCGTCTTGTGGCACACTATCATATGCACTCTGAGGCATACGAGGGACCATCACTGGGCGGTCTTGTGATACAACACTATTGA
- the LOC120690852 gene encoding protein argonaute MEL1-like isoform X3: MTEADGLKHNIQPPFEDFLCPDKCDHLLKLGWGSQLPYMKPYNIPSGAVVDHKAEVAFNIPDTLAVNVNSAEYNTLEESGEPQLENCSESNDLDLVEVEQETTIHWACISYSIMDQRQLLRFFTRLRAVFMANGMYLNSMPIKMELVDSAITAESLSQTWSVLCKSASELLTSVGIKGAQIEFVLVILPECRDFDEEVEKVFKNLGVVYQLCLPLTIRIPTNGHLKKFARQIKFKVSKHGMVTPFVSEAPTILFGADISHCAPEEGSRSVASVVASLDWPKVSKYEARVASQPHHEVIIRNLFNRYGGMVSKLLLSFYSTTKKIPQRMIFFRHGIIEGQESHICQQEIDAIKQDCAFLGKVPTLTYVVTQSLNMEFKGKKRLRVQQDTSYPAKFEVLCDHGPFEGINMVVHYRVVHDENYLTAHELESIIIRLSQLRDRQVYPEISMIPPAHFARLVAHYHMHSEAYEGPSLGGLVIQHY; encoded by the exons ATGACAGAAGCTGATGGACTTAAACATAACATCCAACCTCCGTTTGAAGACTTCCTCTGCCCTG ATAAATGTGACCACCTTCTCAAGTTAGGATGGGGGTCACAACTGCCGTACATGAAACCCTATAACATCCCTTCGG GTGCTGTTGTTGACCATAAGGCTGAAGTGGCTTTCAACATACCTGATACCCTTGCAGTGAATGTGAATTCTGCAGAGTATAACACTCTTGAAGAGAGTGGGGAGCCACAACTCGAAAATTGCAGTGAGAGTAATGATTTGGACCTTGTTGAG GTTGAACAAGAAACCACAATACACTGGGCATGTATAAGTTATTCAATTATGGATCAGAGGCAGTTGCTCAGATTTTTCACTAGGCTCCGTGCTGTGTTCATGGCCAATGGAATG TATTTGAATTCAATGCCAATAAAGATGGAACTGGTGGACTCTGCTATTACTGCTGAAAGTCTTTCCCAGACTTGGTCGGTTTTGTGCAAAAGTGCCTCAGAACTCTTAACTAGCGTTGGAATTAAGGGAGCACAGATAGAATTTGTACTTGTAATTCTGCCAGAGTGTAGGGATTTTGATG AGGAAGTGGAAAAGGTTTTTAAGAACCTTGGAGTTGTATATCAATTGTGTTTGCCCCTAACTATTAGAAtcccaaccaatgggcatctgaAGAAATTCGCACGTCAAATTAAGTTCAAG GTTTCAAAGCATGGCATGGTGACACCATTTGTGTCAGAGGCTCCAACAATTTTGTTTGGTGCTGACATCTCACATTGCGCACCAGAAGAGGGTTCAAGATCTGTTGCATCT GTGGTCGCATCATTGGACTGGCCAAAAGTCAGTAAGTATGAAGCTCGAGTCGCTTCTCAACCACATCATGAAGTGATCATAAGAAATCTCTTTAATAGATATGGTGGCATGGTTAG CAAACTTCTCCTAAGCTTCTactcaacaacaaaaaaaatcccTCAAAGGATGATCTTCTTCAG GCATGGCATAATTGAAGGTCAAGAGAGCCACATTTGCCAGCAAGAAATAGATGCTATCAAACAG GATTGTGCTTTTTTGGGGAAAGTACCAACACTCACATATGTTGTCACGCAAAGCCTTAATATGGAATTTAAAGGAAAGAAAA GACTTAGAGTTCAACAAGATACCTCTTACCCTGCTAAATTTGAGGTCCTGTGTGACCATGGACCTTTTGAG GGAATCAACATGGTGGTCCACTATCGTGTTGTTCATGATGAGAACTATCTTACAGCTCATGAACTTGAGTCTATAATCATCAGGCTCTCCCAACT CCGTGATCGTCAGGTGTATCCAGAAATATCAATGA TACCACCTGCTCATTTCGCCCGTCTTGTGGCACACTATCATATGCACTCTGAGGCATACGAGGGACCATCACTGGGCGGTCTTGTGATACAACACTATTGA
- the LOC120690852 gene encoding protein argonaute MEL1-like isoform X2, whose translation MTEADGLKHNIQPPFEDFLCPDKCDHLLKLGWGSQLPYMKPYNIPSGEYSKLFDENGNYKLSNKHNKDMNLASAVEVNVNSAEYNTLEESGEPQLENCSESNDLDLVEVEQETTIHWACISYSIMDQRQLLRFFTRLRAVFMANGMYLNSMPIKMELVDSAITAESLSQTWSVLCKSASELLTSVGIKGAQIEFVLVILPECRDFDEEVEKVFKNLGVVYQLCLPLTIRIPTNGHLKKFARQIKFKVSKHGMVTPFVSEAPTILFGADISHCAPEEGSRSVASVVASLDWPKVSKYEARVASQPHHEVIIRNLFNRYGGMVSKLLLSFYSTTKKIPQRMIFFRHGIIEGQESHICQQEIDAIKQDCAFLGKVPTLTYVVTQSLNMEFKGKKRLRVQQDTSYPAKFEVLCDHGPFEGINMVVHYRVVHDENYLTAHELESIIIRLSQLRDRQVYPEISMIPPAHFARLVAHYHMHSEAYEGPSLGGLVIQHY comes from the exons ATGACAGAAGCTGATGGACTTAAACATAACATCCAACCTCCGTTTGAAGACTTCCTCTGCCCTG ATAAATGTGACCACCTTCTCAAGTTAGGATGGGGGTCACAACTGCCGTACATGAAACCCTATAACATCCCTTCGGGTGAGTACTCCAAATTGTTCGACGAAAATGGCAACTACAAACTCAGCAACAAGCATAACAAGGACATGAATCTGGCCTCTGCTGTTGAAG TGAATGTGAATTCTGCAGAGTATAACACTCTTGAAGAGAGTGGGGAGCCACAACTCGAAAATTGCAGTGAGAGTAATGATTTGGACCTTGTTGAG GTTGAACAAGAAACCACAATACACTGGGCATGTATAAGTTATTCAATTATGGATCAGAGGCAGTTGCTCAGATTTTTCACTAGGCTCCGTGCTGTGTTCATGGCCAATGGAATG TATTTGAATTCAATGCCAATAAAGATGGAACTGGTGGACTCTGCTATTACTGCTGAAAGTCTTTCCCAGACTTGGTCGGTTTTGTGCAAAAGTGCCTCAGAACTCTTAACTAGCGTTGGAATTAAGGGAGCACAGATAGAATTTGTACTTGTAATTCTGCCAGAGTGTAGGGATTTTGATG AGGAAGTGGAAAAGGTTTTTAAGAACCTTGGAGTTGTATATCAATTGTGTTTGCCCCTAACTATTAGAAtcccaaccaatgggcatctgaAGAAATTCGCACGTCAAATTAAGTTCAAG GTTTCAAAGCATGGCATGGTGACACCATTTGTGTCAGAGGCTCCAACAATTTTGTTTGGTGCTGACATCTCACATTGCGCACCAGAAGAGGGTTCAAGATCTGTTGCATCT GTGGTCGCATCATTGGACTGGCCAAAAGTCAGTAAGTATGAAGCTCGAGTCGCTTCTCAACCACATCATGAAGTGATCATAAGAAATCTCTTTAATAGATATGGTGGCATGGTTAG CAAACTTCTCCTAAGCTTCTactcaacaacaaaaaaaatcccTCAAAGGATGATCTTCTTCAG GCATGGCATAATTGAAGGTCAAGAGAGCCACATTTGCCAGCAAGAAATAGATGCTATCAAACAG GATTGTGCTTTTTTGGGGAAAGTACCAACACTCACATATGTTGTCACGCAAAGCCTTAATATGGAATTTAAAGGAAAGAAAA GACTTAGAGTTCAACAAGATACCTCTTACCCTGCTAAATTTGAGGTCCTGTGTGACCATGGACCTTTTGAG GGAATCAACATGGTGGTCCACTATCGTGTTGTTCATGATGAGAACTATCTTACAGCTCATGAACTTGAGTCTATAATCATCAGGCTCTCCCAACT CCGTGATCGTCAGGTGTATCCAGAAATATCAATGA TACCACCTGCTCATTTCGCCCGTCTTGTGGCACACTATCATATGCACTCTGAGGCATACGAGGGACCATCACTGGGCGGTCTTGTGATACAACACTATTGA
- the LOC120690852 gene encoding uncharacterized protein LOC120690852 isoform X5 — translation MSTAKCKQEEEVRGPDIFSGNDAVVGILEKMSSNRAEPCDGGVPTGRRTNLQSINQCPSALKTVEDDGSEQIELFLCQELEEKGNVPDILGCSGAGGSEAVVLEKVSTANRAESGTPCSGGNDAVVDILEKQPSRANRAESCSEEVPTEKGANLRPINQRRSAEQTVEDDGSKQGESFADQTMHGSFQFKGYNRFNGKKPVEEKDFIAFVEQRAETNLDPASAGLDNERAPGSSCEMKPVASHCTCLHKKHEASSSDSSRIEHHMSPIPEGFTRKQDKAGRVESWAILRFSDISANHTIRFKYEVRNACAEIQLDIKEMPLTTMHLGCALPDGIEDSLWDAYKFINTGIPRGKQLGLLIIVLPYVRDFDEKVETICKHLGVVYHCCFPEDVIELSKQYLNNIAHAIKAKFLIRFLSAIAVVIIARTLD, via the exons ATGAGCACGGCGAAGTGCAAGCAGGAAGAagaggttcggggtcccgataTCTTCTCCGGGAACGATGCCGTCGTTGGCATCCTTGAGAAGATGTCCAGCAATCGCGCCGAGCCCTGCGATGGGGgggtgccgactggaaggaggACCAACCTGCAGTCCATCAATCAGTGCCCTTCCGCCTTGAAGACGGTGGAAGACGATGGATCTGAACAGATTGAGCTCTTCCTCTGTcaagaactcgaagaaaaggggAACGTGCCTGACATCCTCGGATGTTCCGGCGCCGGCGGAAGCGAAGCCGTCGTCCTGGAGAAGGTATCCACCGCTAATCGCGCCGAATCCGGAACCCCATGTTCCGGCGGGAACGACGCCGTCGTCGACATCCTGGAGAAGCAACCCAGTAGGGCCAATCGCGCCGAATCCTGCAGCGAGGAGGTGCCCACTGAAAAGGGGGCCAACTTGCGGCCCATCAATCAGCGCCGTTCCGCCGAGCAGACGGTGGAAGACGATGGATCTAAACAGGGTGAATCCTTCGCCGACCAGACGATGCATGGCTCTTTCCAGTTCAAGGGCTACAACAGATTCAATGGGAAAAAGCCTGTGGAGGAGAAAGACTTCATCGCCTTTGTTGAGCAGAGGGCTGAAACGAATTTGGATCCAGCTTCTGCTGGTTTGGATAATGAGCGTGCCCCCGGTAGTTCTTGCGAGATGAAGCCTGTGGCAAGTCACTGCACTTGTCTACATAAGAAACATGAGGCAAGCTCTTCTGATAGCTCAAGGATTGAGCACCACATGTCACCTATCCCTGAGGGTTTCACCAGGAAACAG GACAAAGCAGGGAGAGTGGAAAGCTGGGCAATCTTACGTTTTTCAGATATTAGTGCTAATCATACGATCAGATTTAAATACGAAGTAAGAAATGCATGTGCAGAAATTCAGCTG GACATTAAAGAGATGCCACTGACAACCATGCACTTGGGCTGCGCACTTCCTGATGGAATAGAAGACTCTTTGTGGGATGCGTACAAATTCATCAATACAGGCATTCCCAGGGGCAAACAGCTTGGACTTTTGATTATAGTTCTGCCATATGTCAGAGATTTTGATG AGAAAGTGGAAACGATATGTAAGCACCTTGGAGTTGTATATCATTGTTGTTTCCCTGAGGATGTTATTGAGCTAAGCAAGCAATATCTAAACAATATTGCACATGCCATAAAAGCCAAG TTTCTTATTAGGTTCTTGAGCGCAATAGCTGTTGTGATTATTGCAAGAACATTGGATTAG